The DNA window GATCTTCCCCCTTCTGGGGCAGCACCGGGAAGGGGCCGGAGGCGAGGTGCAGCTCACCGACGCCATGGCCCAGCTTCTGGTCAAACAGTCCCTCTACGGCTACCGTTTCGAGGGAACCCGCTTCGATTGCGGCAGCAAGACCGGTTTTCAGATGGCCAATCTCTATTACGCTCTGGAACGTTCCGAAATGCGTTCCACCCTGCTGCCGTTCATGCAGGAACAGCTTGCCAAATGGCATTCTCCCCAGAATTGACTAACCAAGGATGGTCAAAATGCGTATAACCATGATTGGCACCGGATACGTTGGTCTGGTATCGGGGGCCTGTTTTTCGGAATTCGGTGTGGATGTAACCTGCACGGACACCGATGCGGGCAAGATCGAGCGGCTGAACCGGGGAGAGATTCCCATTTACGAACCGGGTTTGGACCGGCTGGTGGTGCGCAACCATCAGGCGGGGCGGCTGCATTTTTCCACCGACACCGGCACGGCGGTGGCCCAGTCGGATGTGGTCTTCATCGCGGTGGGCACGCCGGAACGCAAGGAGGACGGCGCGGCGGACCTGAGCTACGTTTTCGACGCGGCCCGCACCATTGCGCGGCACATGCAGGGTTTCACGGTGGTGGTGACCAAATCGACGGTGCCGGTGGGTACCGGGGCCCAGGTGGCCCAGTTGATCCGGGAAGAGAATCCGGACGCCGACTTCGCCATGGCCTCCAACCCGGAATTTCTGCGGGAAGGTTCGGCCATCGAGGATTTCATGCGACCCAACCGGGTGGTCATCGGGGTCGATTCCGAACGGCCGGTGGAGCTGTTGCGGGAGTTGTACCGTCCCCTCTACCTGATCGAAACCCCGATTCTGTGGACCAACATTCCCTCCTCGGAGCTGATCAAATACGCCGCCAACGCCTTTCTGGCCACCAAAATCACCTTCATCAACCAGATGGCCAATCTGTGCGAGAAGGTGGGAGCCGATGTCCACAAGGTGGCCAAGGGCATGGGGCTTGACCAGCGCATCGGCAGCAAG is part of the Magnetococcales bacterium genome and encodes:
- a CDS encoding UDP-glucose/GDP-mannose dehydrogenase family protein — protein: MRITMIGTGYVGLVSGACFSEFGVDVTCTDTDAGKIERLNRGEIPIYEPGLDRLVVRNHQAGRLHFSTDTGTAVAQSDVVFIAVGTPERKEDGAADLSYVFDAARTIARHMQGFTVVVTKSTVPVGTGAQVAQLIREENPDADFAMASNPEFLREGSAIEDFMRPNRVVIGVDSERPVELLRELYRPLYLIETPILWTNIPSSELIKYAANAFLATKITFINQMANLCEKVGADVHKVAKGMGLDQRIGSKFLHPGPGYGGSCFPKDTLALMRTAAQYGEPATVVEAVVAANQRQKERMVTKIKEAFRAPLQGAVIGVLGLTFKPNTDDMRDAPSLTILPGLVAEGAKVKAFDPEGMHEARQFLPDITYVENVYAACEGADALLILTEWNQFRNLNLNRIKQIMRPREHGEYLLCDFRNIYEPDTMRRAGFQYVCVGR